In a genomic window of Glycine max cultivar Williams 82 chromosome 13, Glycine_max_v4.0, whole genome shotgun sequence:
- the LOC102664871 gene encoding uncharacterized protein, which yields MGNLSQSFKCMCTITLFILFLLSYTASSSSSSHSSTQEIQNPSSSSTTNPTHYHQHQVFYLKNKDSTTLSKQEQRFKKRRIKRNTSKNMMMMKHRKKMVKNLQQTRDSSRAFSVMLPKGFVPPSGSSPCHNDQPNSVSSFHCHLSTTTAQQP from the coding sequence ATGGGAAATCTCAGTCAAAGCTTCAAGTGCATGTGCACAATAACACTGTTCattctcttccttctctcttacaccgcttcttcttcttcttcttcacactCCTCCACTCAAGAGATCCAaaatccttcttcttcttcaaccacCAACCCTACCCATTACCACCAACACCAAGTCTTCTACCTCAAGAACAAAGACTCCACAACTTTGAGCAAACAAGAACAACGCttcaagaagagaagaataaagaGAAACACTAGCAAgaacatgatgatgatgaagcatAGAAAGAAGATGGTCAAGAACCTACAACAGACACGAGACTCATCACGAGCTTTCTCCGTTATGCTGCCAAAGGGTTTTGTCCCTCCTTCTGGTTCCTCACCTTGCCACAATGATCAACCCAATTCGGTTTCATCTTTCCACTGCCATCTCAGTACCACCACGGCACAACAACCTTGA